One Streptomyces lincolnensis genomic region harbors:
- a CDS encoding carbohydrate ABC transporter permease, translating to MTATLQPPKTASRPTAPQRNRAAAPRRSTPLTIAMLAALAYFLLPLCWLLIASTKGTQDLINSFGLWFSDTPQLLANIKATFTQDDGVFVHWLLNTAVYAVTSALGAALIAAAAGYGFAKFRFRGDRAAFNLVLGAIMVPATALAIPTYLLFAEAGLVNTPWAIILPSLVNPFGLYLMRVYAADAVPDSLLEAARIDGAGEARIFFRIALRLLTPGFVTVLLFTLVATWNNYFLPLIMLNDPKLYPITVGLSSWAAQAQNGGAGAGGDLLPLVVTGSLISVVPLVIAFLMLQRYWQSGLATGSVKQ from the coding sequence GTGACCGCCACCCTGCAGCCGCCGAAGACCGCCTCGCGCCCCACCGCGCCACAGCGGAACCGGGCCGCCGCCCCCCGCCGCAGCACCCCGCTGACGATCGCCATGCTCGCCGCCCTGGCCTACTTCCTGCTGCCCCTGTGCTGGCTGCTGATCGCCTCCACCAAGGGCACCCAGGACCTGATCAACAGCTTCGGCCTGTGGTTCTCCGACACCCCGCAGCTCCTGGCGAACATCAAGGCCACCTTCACCCAGGACGACGGCGTCTTCGTGCACTGGCTGCTCAACACTGCCGTCTACGCCGTCACCAGCGCGCTCGGCGCCGCCCTGATCGCGGCCGCCGCCGGGTACGGCTTCGCCAAGTTCCGCTTCCGCGGCGACCGCGCCGCCTTCAACCTGGTCCTCGGCGCCATCATGGTCCCGGCCACCGCCCTGGCGATCCCCACCTACCTGCTGTTCGCCGAGGCCGGCCTGGTCAACACGCCCTGGGCGATCATCCTGCCGTCCCTGGTCAACCCCTTCGGCCTCTACCTGATGCGCGTCTACGCGGCCGACGCCGTCCCCGACAGCCTGCTGGAGGCCGCCCGCATCGACGGCGCGGGGGAGGCCCGGATCTTCTTCCGGATCGCCCTGAGGCTGCTCACCCCCGGGTTCGTGACCGTCCTGCTGTTCACCCTCGTGGCGACCTGGAACAACTACTTCCTGCCACTGATCATGCTCAACGACCCGAAGCTGTACCCCATCACGGTCGGCCTCTCCTCCTGGGCCGCCCAGGCCCAGAACGGCGGCGCCGGAGCCGGCGGCGACCTGCTCCCGCTCGTCGTCACCGGCTCCCTGATCTCCGTCGTCCCGCTCGTCATCGCCTTCCTCATGCTCCAGCGCTACTGGCAGAGCGGCCTGGCGACCGGCAGCGTCAAGCAGTAA
- a CDS encoding sensor histidine kinase: MQPRAVLRAPFTRRAWFEAAYCLAAFPLAVLGFVVTLVPLALGAALTATLVGAVLGLVLLVGVLVLARLSASLHRGLAARLLGERTAPPPPFRRGQGIGGRIDARLRDVTAWRAIGYVLARLPVAALGAYGVAWWITALLNLTLPLRWVFGGRTAGGIPMLTPLPAGGTPHISTWPGTLVSVAAGAATLLAAPWLVRAAVAADRRLRHALLGPGELTQRVRALEETRALAVDDATARLRRLERDLHDGPQVRLVAVALSLDMAREKLADQDGPISDPDGVRRLVATAHRSAAETLSELRDLSRGLHPPALDEGLPDALATLAARSALPVELSAEVPVRPTQAIETMAYYCVAELLANAAKHSGARRAVVTVTQRDDALRLRVTDDGSGGARVLAGGGLAGLHQRIRTVDGRLHISSPEGGPTAITVVLPPHA; the protein is encoded by the coding sequence ATGCAGCCACGCGCCGTGCTCCGCGCGCCCTTCACCCGCAGGGCCTGGTTCGAGGCGGCCTACTGTCTGGCGGCCTTCCCTCTGGCGGTGCTGGGGTTTGTGGTGACCCTGGTGCCGCTGGCCCTGGGCGCGGCCCTGACCGCGACGCTGGTCGGGGCGGTGCTGGGCCTGGTGCTCCTGGTCGGCGTCCTGGTGCTGGCCCGGCTGTCGGCCAGCCTGCACCGTGGGCTGGCCGCACGGCTGCTGGGCGAGCGGACGGCACCGCCACCGCCGTTCCGCCGCGGCCAGGGGATCGGCGGGCGGATCGATGCCCGGCTGCGCGATGTCACCGCCTGGCGGGCCATCGGATACGTCCTGGCCAGACTGCCCGTCGCCGCCCTGGGCGCGTACGGCGTCGCCTGGTGGATCACGGCCCTGCTGAATCTCACCCTGCCGCTGCGCTGGGTTTTCGGCGGCCGGACCGCGGGCGGCATCCCGATGCTCACCCCGCTGCCCGCGGGCGGGACCCCGCACATCAGCACCTGGCCGGGCACGCTGGTGTCCGTCGCCGCGGGTGCGGCCACGCTGCTGGCGGCCCCCTGGCTGGTCCGGGCGGCGGTCGCGGCCGACCGCCGGCTGCGGCACGCCCTGCTGGGACCGGGCGAGCTGACCCAACGAGTGCGGGCCCTGGAGGAGACCAGGGCCCTGGCCGTCGACGACGCCACCGCCCGGCTGCGGCGGCTGGAGCGGGATCTGCACGACGGCCCCCAGGTACGGCTCGTCGCCGTGGCCTTGAGCCTGGACATGGCCCGGGAGAAACTCGCCGACCAGGACGGACCGATCAGCGATCCGGACGGCGTACGACGACTGGTGGCCACCGCGCACCGCAGCGCCGCCGAGACCCTGAGCGAACTGCGCGACCTGTCCCGCGGCCTTCACCCGCCCGCCCTGGACGAGGGCCTGCCCGACGCCCTGGCCACGCTCGCCGCCCGCAGCGCGCTGCCGGTCGAGCTGTCGGCCGAGGTTCCGGTGCGCCCCACCCAGGCCATCGAGACCATGGCCTACTACTGCGTCGCCGAGCTGCTCGCCAACGCCGCCAAGCACAGCGGCGCCCGCCGCGCCGTCGTCACCGTCACCCAGCGGGACGACGCGCTGCGCCTGCGGGTGACGGACGACGGCTCGGGCGGCGCCCGCGTGCTGGCCGGCGGCGGGCTCGCCGGTCTGCACCAGCGCATCCGGACCGTGGACGGGCGGCTGCACATCTCCAGCCCCGAGGGCGGCCCGACGGCGATCACCGTCGTCCTGCCGCCGCACGCGTGA
- a CDS encoding SAM-dependent methyltransferase, translating into MTRDGTPAEEIDTSRPHPARIYDYLLGGKDNYEVDQRAGDALAARAPEARVSVQANRAFLQRAVRHVMGAGIRQILDIGTGLPTSPNIHETAQEAAQDVRVAYVDNDPIVKAHADALLSSSGATSIVLADLRDPRSVLDHPDVRRIIDFDEPVALFLVAILHFLTDAEKPQQIVATLRDALPAGSFLVLSHATGDLADRRDAQAVYNNATATMNLRSHAEIERFFDGFDLLEPGLVQVPFWRPDTPPPARSDEVGFYGGVARRTD; encoded by the coding sequence GTGACACGGGACGGCACCCCTGCCGAGGAGATCGACACCAGCAGGCCGCACCCCGCCCGGATCTACGACTACCTGCTCGGGGGCAAGGACAACTACGAGGTCGACCAGCGGGCGGGCGACGCGCTCGCCGCCAGGGCACCCGAAGCGCGGGTCTCCGTGCAGGCCAACCGCGCCTTCCTCCAGCGCGCCGTCCGGCACGTGATGGGCGCCGGCATCCGCCAGATCCTCGACATCGGTACCGGACTGCCCACCTCCCCGAACATCCATGAGACCGCCCAGGAGGCGGCGCAGGACGTCCGCGTCGCCTACGTCGACAACGATCCCATCGTGAAGGCGCACGCCGACGCGCTGCTCAGCAGCTCCGGCGCGACCAGCATCGTGCTCGCCGACCTGCGCGACCCCCGGTCCGTCCTGGATCACCCCGACGTCCGCCGGATCATCGACTTCGACGAGCCGGTCGCCCTCTTCCTGGTGGCCATCCTCCACTTCCTCACCGACGCGGAGAAGCCCCAACAGATCGTCGCCACCCTGCGCGACGCGCTGCCCGCGGGAAGCTTCCTGGTCCTCTCGCACGCCACCGGCGACCTCGCCGACCGCCGCGATGCCCAGGCCGTCTACAACAACGCCACCGCCACCATGAACCTCCGCTCCCACGCCGAGATCGAGCGCTTCTTCGACGGCTTCGACCTGCTGGAGCCCGGCCTGGTCCAGGTCCCGTTCTGGCGCCCGGACACCCCACCGCCGGCGCGCTCCGACGAGGTCGGCTTCTACGGCGGAGTGGCACGCAGGACCGACTGA
- a CDS encoding CU044_5270 family protein: MNELELLREWDAEATPLSDTARTRARFRLYQAMRAPASPVGLRRRPLLRIAVAGVAAAAVTTTVVIAQGTDSAPRTQPVSVATVLRGAAAEERRLEKPIAPRDDQFIYTREVIKETPVGGGPSKTYVDESWTSVDGSKRSYVSELGHTQWVPRDKPGQSTWPPSRWSELKQLPTDPDRLLIALRDMGGKPDYNRPTSADEWPMVHIFLSGLLRDPVLPKGLRPAAFEALSTMPGVKLLPGRTDGDGRPGIGIQYVGKPGTPWADGGPVFIFDEKTYRYLGMQDQRKAGGRTYNQWSHVAAQAAVDRVRQRP; encoded by the coding sequence GTGAATGAACTCGAACTCCTGAGGGAGTGGGACGCGGAAGCGACCCCTCTCTCGGACACCGCCCGTACCCGGGCCCGCTTCCGCCTGTACCAGGCGATGCGGGCCCCCGCCTCCCCCGTCGGCCTCCGTCGGCGTCCGCTGCTGCGGATCGCGGTGGCCGGTGTCGCCGCGGCGGCGGTCACCACGACCGTGGTGATCGCCCAGGGCACGGACTCCGCACCGCGCACCCAGCCGGTGAGCGTGGCGACCGTTCTGCGCGGCGCGGCGGCCGAGGAACGCAGGCTCGAAAAGCCGATCGCACCGCGCGACGACCAGTTCATCTACACCAGGGAGGTCATCAAGGAGACCCCGGTCGGAGGCGGACCGAGCAAGACGTACGTCGACGAGAGCTGGACTTCGGTCGACGGCTCCAAGCGGTCCTACGTCAGCGAACTGGGCCACACCCAGTGGGTGCCGCGGGACAAGCCGGGCCAGAGCACCTGGCCACCGAGCAGGTGGTCGGAGCTGAAGCAGTTGCCCACCGACCCCGACCGGCTGCTGATCGCGCTGCGTGACATGGGCGGGAAGCCGGACTACAACCGGCCGACGAGCGCCGACGAGTGGCCGATGGTCCACATCTTCCTCTCCGGCCTGCTCCGTGACCCTGTGCTGCCGAAGGGGCTGCGTCCCGCGGCTTTCGAGGCGCTGTCCACCATGCCCGGGGTCAAGCTGCTGCCGGGCAGGACGGACGGCGACGGCCGCCCGGGGATCGGCATCCAGTACGTGGGCAAGCCCGGCACTCCCTGGGCGGACGGCGGACCGGTGTTCATCTTCGACGAGAAGACGTACCGGTACCTCGGTATGCAGGACCAGCGCAAAGCGGGCGGGCGGACCTACAACCAGTGGTCGCACGTGGCCGCCCAGGCCGCGGTGGACCGGGTGAGGCAACGCCCCTGA
- a CDS encoding ABC transporter substrate-binding protein, translating to MPRSFVPTSSMSRRRFLAVSGALSLGAAVTACSGDSGSGSSSATKPVSQADIDKAMKTPTQLTFWTWVPDIQQEIALFEKKYPAIKVKVVNAGQGVAHYTKLRTALKAGTGAPDLAQIEYQAVPTFTITDSLLDLAPYGASALKDRFVDWTWAQVGGPGGEVWAIPQDTGPMGMLYRKDIFDRHGIQVPKTWDEFAEAARKLHQADPDVYLTNLAANEPAAWHGLLWQAGAKPYAISGKSTLSISVDDAVSKKLGDYWGGLAKEGVISTDPDFTDGWYAGFNKGKYATWLTAAWGPAFLSGSAKATAGNWRAAPLPQWDASQPASGNWGGSTTAALRSTKNPIAAAQFAQFLNSDPASAEMFATKQFFFPATKALLSDAGFTGNAPSFYGGQKVNQVFADIGDTVSTSFQWPPFLDQAATDWTETVGKSLADKADTVAALGTWQSRLTSYAKKQGFTVEGA from the coding sequence ATGCCCCGATCCTTCGTTCCCACGTCCTCCATGAGCCGTCGACGGTTCCTCGCCGTCTCCGGAGCCCTGTCCCTGGGTGCCGCGGTCACCGCGTGCAGCGGCGACAGCGGCTCCGGCTCCTCCTCGGCCACCAAGCCGGTCAGCCAGGCCGACATCGACAAGGCGATGAAGACGCCCACCCAACTGACCTTCTGGACCTGGGTCCCGGACATCCAGCAGGAGATCGCGCTCTTCGAGAAGAAGTACCCCGCCATCAAGGTCAAGGTCGTCAACGCCGGCCAGGGCGTGGCCCACTACACCAAGCTGCGCACCGCGCTGAAGGCCGGCACCGGAGCCCCGGACCTGGCGCAGATCGAGTACCAGGCGGTACCCACCTTCACCATCACCGACAGCCTGCTGGACCTGGCCCCGTACGGCGCCTCCGCGCTGAAGGACCGGTTCGTCGACTGGACTTGGGCGCAGGTCGGCGGTCCCGGCGGCGAGGTCTGGGCGATCCCGCAGGACACGGGCCCCATGGGCATGCTCTACCGCAAGGACATCTTCGACCGGCACGGCATCCAAGTCCCCAAGACCTGGGACGAGTTCGCCGAGGCGGCCCGCAAGCTCCACCAGGCCGACCCGGACGTCTACCTCACCAACCTCGCGGCCAACGAACCCGCCGCCTGGCACGGCCTGTTGTGGCAGGCGGGCGCGAAGCCGTACGCCATCTCCGGCAAGAGCACCCTCTCCATCAGCGTCGACGACGCCGTCTCCAAGAAGCTCGGTGACTACTGGGGCGGGCTCGCGAAGGAAGGCGTCATCAGCACCGACCCGGACTTCACCGACGGCTGGTACGCCGGCTTCAACAAGGGCAAGTACGCCACCTGGCTCACCGCGGCCTGGGGCCCGGCCTTCCTGTCCGGCTCGGCCAAGGCCACCGCGGGCAACTGGCGGGCGGCACCGCTGCCGCAGTGGGACGCTTCCCAGCCGGCCTCCGGCAACTGGGGCGGCTCGACGACCGCCGCCCTGCGCTCCACCAAGAACCCCATCGCGGCGGCACAGTTCGCCCAGTTCCTCAACAGCGACCCGGCCAGCGCCGAGATGTTCGCCACGAAGCAGTTCTTCTTCCCGGCGACCAAGGCCCTGCTCTCGGACGCGGGCTTCACCGGCAACGCGCCCTCCTTCTACGGCGGCCAGAAGGTCAACCAGGTCTTCGCCGACATCGGCGACACCGTCTCGACCTCGTTCCAGTGGCCGCCGTTCCTGGACCAGGCCGCGACCGACTGGACCGAGACCGTCGGCAAGTCCCTCGCCGACAAGGCCGACACCGTCGCCGCGCTCGGCACCTGGCAGTCACGGCTGACGTCGTACGCCAAGAAGCAGGGCTTCACCGTCGAGGGAGCCTGA
- a CDS encoding beta-galactosidase yields the protein MAVLPARVLFGAAYYHEYTPTYDPGLIPDERLKTDLDLMAEAHFTVIRVGESVWSTWEPQNGRFDLDWLQPVLDGAHERGISVVIGTPTYAVPPWLARQYPEITGEQATGQRIGWGGRQEVDFTHPAFRFHAERIIRRIVARYAGHPAVIGWQVDNEPGLHLFHNQGVFQRFVDHLREKYGDVETLNREWGLVYWSHRLSTWADLWRPDGNVQPQYDVAWREFQARQVTEFIGWQTDIVREYASDDHFVTTCISYTRQGVEDDELAARLDIASGNPYYDMQDGLLLPDPTPDDHEQVWKTTGVWSMYQTADWMFSSRQEPFLVTETNAGSIGFAWDNRPAYDGQWRQAAWAHVARGARMIEYWQWQTLRFGAETYWGGVFPHSGRPGRAYAELARLGAEFDTAGPLVAGLEPDADITLVYSTPSKWLMQKHPPLATPDGEPDAAAYHRIVDPFYRGAFEAGRQVRIVHARQLHDPRGEREDMTPREAARRHPVLVVPALYIAADTTLDWFAAYARAGGHLVLGPRTGYADHEARARPEPAPGRLTEAAGVSYEEFSNLAQDIPVRSAPGSPLRLPPEATATRWADALTATDAEVLASYDHPHFGRWPALTTRRHGEGRVTCVGTIPGRGLARAVAEWLAPSAVSGWHGLPETVTATTGTSPDGRRIHVIHNWSWEPARVAAPVALSDLLDGGSVLAGTVLELRAWDVRVFVTPPQN from the coding sequence ATGGCGGTTCTGCCCGCCCGCGTCCTGTTCGGCGCCGCGTACTACCACGAGTACACGCCCACGTACGACCCCGGCCTGATCCCCGACGAACGGCTCAAGACCGACCTCGACCTCATGGCCGAGGCGCACTTCACCGTGATCCGGGTGGGCGAGTCGGTCTGGTCGACCTGGGAGCCGCAGAACGGACGCTTCGACCTCGACTGGCTCCAGCCGGTCCTCGACGGCGCCCACGAGCGCGGCATCTCCGTCGTCATCGGCACCCCGACCTACGCCGTGCCGCCGTGGCTGGCCCGCCAGTACCCGGAGATCACGGGGGAGCAGGCCACCGGTCAGCGCATCGGCTGGGGCGGCCGCCAGGAGGTGGACTTCACCCACCCGGCCTTCCGCTTCCACGCCGAGCGGATCATCCGCAGGATCGTCGCCCGGTACGCCGGCCACCCGGCCGTCATCGGCTGGCAGGTGGACAACGAACCGGGCCTGCACCTCTTCCACAACCAGGGCGTCTTCCAGCGCTTCGTCGACCACCTGCGCGAGAAGTACGGCGACGTCGAGACCCTCAACCGCGAATGGGGCCTGGTCTACTGGTCCCACCGCCTGTCGACCTGGGCCGACCTGTGGAGGCCCGACGGCAACGTCCAGCCGCAGTACGACGTCGCCTGGCGGGAGTTCCAGGCCCGCCAGGTCACCGAGTTCATCGGCTGGCAGACCGACATCGTCCGCGAGTACGCGAGCGACGATCACTTCGTCACCACCTGCATCTCCTACACCCGCCAGGGCGTGGAGGACGACGAACTGGCCGCCCGGCTCGACATCGCCTCCGGCAACCCGTACTACGACATGCAGGACGGCCTCCTGCTGCCCGACCCCACACCCGACGACCACGAGCAGGTCTGGAAGACCACCGGCGTCTGGTCGATGTACCAGACCGCCGACTGGATGTTCTCCTCCCGCCAGGAGCCCTTCCTGGTCACCGAGACCAACGCGGGCTCCATCGGCTTCGCCTGGGACAACCGCCCCGCCTACGACGGCCAGTGGCGCCAGGCCGCCTGGGCCCATGTGGCACGCGGCGCACGGATGATCGAGTACTGGCAGTGGCAGACCCTGCGCTTCGGCGCCGAGACCTACTGGGGCGGCGTCTTCCCGCACAGCGGCCGTCCCGGCCGCGCCTACGCCGAACTCGCCCGCCTGGGCGCCGAGTTCGACACCGCGGGCCCGCTCGTCGCCGGCCTCGAACCGGACGCCGACATCACCCTGGTGTACTCGACGCCCAGCAAGTGGCTCATGCAGAAGCACCCGCCGCTGGCGACCCCCGACGGCGAACCCGACGCCGCCGCCTACCACCGCATCGTCGACCCCTTCTACCGCGGCGCCTTCGAAGCCGGCCGCCAGGTCCGGATCGTGCACGCCCGCCAGCTGCACGACCCGCGCGGGGAGCGGGAGGACATGACCCCGCGGGAGGCGGCACGCCGCCACCCGGTGCTGGTCGTACCGGCGTTGTACATCGCCGCCGACACGACCCTCGACTGGTTCGCGGCCTACGCCCGGGCGGGTGGCCACCTGGTCCTGGGCCCCCGCACCGGCTACGCCGACCACGAGGCCCGCGCCCGTCCGGAACCGGCACCCGGACGCCTCACCGAGGCCGCGGGCGTCAGTTACGAGGAGTTCAGCAACCTCGCGCAGGACATTCCGGTCCGCTCCGCGCCCGGGAGCCCGCTGCGGCTGCCGCCGGAGGCGACGGCGACCCGCTGGGCCGACGCCCTGACGGCCACTGACGCCGAGGTGCTCGCCTCCTACGACCATCCGCACTTCGGCCGCTGGCCCGCCCTCACCACCCGCCGCCACGGCGAGGGCCGCGTCACCTGCGTCGGCACGATTCCCGGCCGCGGCCTCGCCCGCGCGGTGGCCGAATGGCTCGCGCCCTCCGCGGTCTCCGGCTGGCACGGACTGCCGGAAACCGTCACCGCGACGACCGGCACGTCCCCCGACGGACGCCGGATCCATGTGATCCACAACTGGAGCTGGGAGCCGGCCCGTGTGGCGGCCCCGGTCGCGTTGTCCGACCTCCTGGACGGCGGCAGCGTCTTGGCCGGCACCGTCCTGGAACTGCGCGCCTGGGACGTACGGGTGTTCGTCACCCCGCCCCAGAACTGA
- a CDS encoding ABC transporter permease subunit — protein MSSTAATVTGTGRPGFAAAARMEWIKLGSLRSTRWALAATALSMIAIGVVTMANTRAPRGTEAARTFDPVNNVLAGIALGQLIVGVIGVLMITGEYSSGSIRSTLAAVPDRRRLLAAKTAVLGTVVLALGEAAAFVTFFAGRAALTDAVHRPGPGDAGVLRAVVLSGVYLALVGLIGLALGTMTRHTASAIGIVVGLFYVVPAVAAGLTGTTIAKFFPTLIAANSLAVAKPVADVLSPWTGFTVLLLYTAAALAAADWLLRRRDA, from the coding sequence ATGAGCAGTACGGCAGCAACGGTGACGGGCACGGGGCGGCCGGGGTTCGCCGCGGCCGCCCGGATGGAGTGGATCAAGCTGGGCAGTCTGCGCTCCACCCGCTGGGCGCTTGCGGCCACCGCCCTGAGCATGATCGCCATCGGTGTGGTCACCATGGCCAACACCCGGGCACCCCGGGGCACGGAGGCCGCCCGGACCTTCGATCCGGTGAACAACGTGCTCGCCGGCATCGCTCTCGGACAGCTCATCGTCGGCGTGATCGGCGTCCTGATGATCACAGGCGAGTACTCCTCGGGAAGCATCCGCTCGACCCTGGCCGCGGTGCCGGACCGGCGTCGGCTGCTGGCCGCCAAGACCGCGGTGCTGGGGACGGTTGTCCTCGCCCTCGGTGAGGCGGCCGCGTTCGTCACCTTCTTCGCCGGCCGCGCCGCACTGACCGACGCCGTCCACCGGCCGGGACCGGGCGATGCCGGAGTACTGCGCGCGGTGGTGCTGTCGGGGGTCTATCTGGCCCTGGTGGGCCTGATCGGGCTGGCGCTGGGCACGATGACACGGCACACGGCGAGCGCGATCGGCATCGTGGTCGGGCTGTTCTACGTGGTGCCCGCGGTCGCGGCCGGACTGACCGGCACGACCATCGCCAAGTTCTTCCCCACCCTGATCGCGGCCAACTCCCTCGCGGTGGCCAAACCGGTGGCGGACGTGCTCTCCCCGTGGACCGGTTTCACCGTCCTGCTCCTGTACACGGCCGCGGCCCTGGCAGCCGCCGACTGGCTGCTGCGGCGCCGTGACGCCTGA
- a CDS encoding ABC transporter ATP-binding protein codes for MIEARRLTKRYGDTLAVDALTFDVLPGAVTGFLGPNGSGKSTTLRMVMGLDRPDTGQARIGGRRYADLEWPLREVGALLEARTFHPGRSAHRHLLALAAGGGVARSRVEEVLGLVGLADAAHRRAGSFSLGMAQRLGIAAALLGDPAVLLFDEPVNGLDPEGVRWIRELMRSLAAEGRTVLVSSHLISEMALTAEHLVVIGQGRLLADSSVADLTADGRSLEEAFFALTSDSAQYRGTERRR; via the coding sequence ATGATCGAAGCGCGCCGCCTGACCAAACGCTACGGCGACACCCTCGCCGTCGATGCGCTGACCTTCGACGTGCTGCCGGGTGCCGTCACCGGGTTCCTCGGCCCGAACGGCTCGGGCAAGTCGACCACCCTGCGCATGGTGATGGGGCTGGACCGGCCGGACACCGGGCAGGCCCGGATCGGCGGCCGTCGGTACGCCGACCTGGAGTGGCCGCTGCGTGAGGTGGGCGCGTTGCTGGAGGCCCGCACCTTCCACCCGGGGCGCAGCGCACACCGTCATCTGCTGGCACTGGCCGCGGGCGGTGGTGTCGCCCGCTCCCGGGTGGAGGAGGTGCTGGGGCTGGTCGGACTGGCCGATGCGGCCCACCGGCGGGCCGGCTCGTTCTCGCTGGGCATGGCACAGCGGCTCGGTATCGCGGCGGCGCTGCTCGGCGACCCGGCCGTGCTGCTCTTCGACGAGCCGGTCAACGGGCTGGACCCGGAAGGGGTGCGCTGGATCCGGGAGTTGATGCGTTCGCTGGCCGCCGAGGGGCGCACGGTGCTCGTCTCCAGCCATCTGATCAGTGAGATGGCACTGACGGCGGAGCATCTGGTGGTGATCGGCCAGGGACGGCTGCTGGCGGACAGTTCGGTGGCGGACCTGACGGCCGACGGACGGTCCCTGGAGGAGGCGTTCTTCGCGCTGACCTCCGACAGCGCGCAGTACCGGGGAACGGAGCGGCGGCGATGA
- a CDS encoding RNA polymerase sigma factor, which produces MTVEPGVRVGQDSDASVIDRSWVEPEAFAVLFDRHADAVHRYAARRLGAEAAEDVMAETFTTAFQQRFRYNTELPDARPWLFGIATNLIGRHRRAEARRLKAMSRLPAATPGDQAGETVADQVAARVSAQALRRELAGALARLPARHRDVLLLVAWADLGYEEAARALGVPVGTVRSRLHRARRKVREALGGSDPTALREESDSE; this is translated from the coding sequence ATGACCGTCGAACCAGGCGTCCGGGTCGGACAGGACAGCGACGCCTCGGTGATCGATCGGTCGTGGGTTGAGCCCGAGGCATTCGCCGTGCTCTTCGACCGCCACGCCGACGCGGTGCACCGTTACGCGGCGCGCCGGCTCGGGGCGGAGGCGGCCGAGGACGTGATGGCGGAGACGTTCACCACCGCGTTCCAGCAGCGCTTCCGGTACAACACGGAGTTGCCCGACGCCCGCCCGTGGCTGTTCGGCATCGCGACCAACCTCATCGGCCGCCACCGCCGGGCCGAGGCCCGGCGGCTGAAGGCGATGAGCCGGCTGCCTGCGGCCACCCCCGGCGACCAGGCCGGCGAGACGGTCGCGGACCAGGTGGCCGCGCGGGTCAGCGCGCAGGCGCTGCGCCGCGAACTCGCGGGCGCGCTGGCCCGGTTGCCGGCCCGCCACCGGGACGTGCTGCTGCTGGTCGCCTGGGCCGACCTCGGCTACGAGGAGGCCGCGCGCGCCCTCGGAGTACCGGTGGGGACGGTCCGGTCACGGCTGCACAGGGCCCGCAGAAAAGTTCGTGAGGCATTGGGCGGATCCGATCCGACAGCTCTCCGAGAGGAATCCGACAGTGAATGA
- a CDS encoding GIY-YIG nuclease family protein, producing MRDVDAQFLRGLFDEEGSLHTAGRTALYRLYGPEGLLYVGISVCPLTRIRTHLRQQPWASQVIGVRIDYPCDAEAAEREAVWTERPRYNVVFNGAAAPPPPAGTTRMRTELATERRRLEEFEATVPESPAHLRLLTRGIAAKKTKIERLLMEIEAIEGTEAAPRRRTGRTGPATPSTPPGR from the coding sequence ATGCGGGACGTCGATGCACAGTTCCTGCGCGGCCTGTTCGACGAGGAGGGCAGCCTGCACACCGCGGGCCGCACCGCGCTGTACCGGCTCTACGGCCCGGAAGGCCTGCTGTACGTCGGCATCTCGGTCTGTCCGCTCACCCGCATACGCACCCACCTGCGGCAGCAGCCGTGGGCGTCGCAGGTCATCGGCGTCCGGATCGACTACCCCTGCGACGCCGAGGCCGCCGAGCGCGAGGCCGTGTGGACCGAACGGCCCCGGTACAACGTCGTCTTCAACGGGGCCGCCGCTCCCCCACCACCCGCCGGTACGACCCGGATGAGAACCGAACTGGCCACCGAGCGGCGCCGGTTGGAGGAGTTCGAGGCCACCGTCCCCGAGTCGCCGGCCCACCTTCGGCTCCTCACCCGCGGCATCGCGGCGAAGAAGACGAAGATCGAACGGCTGCTCATGGAGATCGAGGCGATCGAGGGGACCGAGGCAGCGCCCCGTCGCCGGACCGGGCGGACCGGACCGGCGACACCGTCGACGCCGCCAGGGCGGTGA